The Candidatus Micropelagos thuwalensis genome has a window encoding:
- a CDS encoding ABC-F family ATP-binding cassette domain-containing protein has translation MSSPPILYLQDVNLTFGVTPLLEGADLSIAPGERLCVVGRNGSGKSTLLKIAAGMVEPDSGERFVQPGIMVSYLDQDPTFKGASTIGEYVLAELMDNEDKQRAFQLMADLRLSSDQGLENLSGGEKRRVALAKVMAPDPDILLLDEPTNHLDLPAIEWLENALKSLRSALVLISHDRRFLSNMSQSTLWLDRGKTSLLKKGFNHFEDWRDQEIELEIMRLQKLDRKIEREEHWVRYGVSGRRKRNVKRLAELSALKKQRRDHQGPAGNVKAQVSEADMSGKLVVKADKIAKSFGDKKIVSQFSTQIKRGDRVGLVGANGAGKTTMLNMLIGELEPDVGNVRLGKNLQMLVLDQARAGIKRDWTIKDALTDGAGDYVTIGEDKMHVIGYMKDFLFHPSQMRTPANVLSGGELARLLLARGLRHPSNVLIMDEPTNDLDLETLDLLQELIADYQGTVILVSHDRDFLDRTVTSVINSEGEGQWVEYAGGYSDMLVQRKAGDVGGDKDAHKLPEGKNLDKNATSPPPTHKAITKLSYKQKYALEQLPGEMRELETLIADSKKLLFDSTLFTKDPELFNKTAMALEKAETRLAEAEAEWLELEILREELEG, from the coding sequence ATGTCCAGCCCACCTATTTTATATCTTCAGGATGTAAACCTGACTTTTGGTGTGACGCCGCTTCTTGAAGGGGCAGATTTGTCTATCGCACCGGGTGAGAGACTTTGTGTTGTCGGGCGAAATGGCTCAGGTAAATCGACACTTCTTAAAATTGCTGCTGGAATGGTTGAGCCTGATAGTGGGGAAAGATTTGTCCAGCCAGGAATAATGGTCAGCTATCTTGACCAAGACCCGACATTTAAGGGGGCTTCGACTATTGGCGAATATGTGCTGGCAGAACTCATGGATAATGAAGACAAACAACGTGCCTTTCAACTTATGGCGGATTTGCGTTTGTCTTCCGATCAAGGGCTTGAAAATCTCTCGGGCGGTGAAAAGCGTCGCGTGGCGCTGGCAAAGGTCATGGCGCCTGACCCTGATATTCTTTTGCTAGATGAGCCAACGAACCATTTGGATTTGCCGGCGATTGAATGGTTAGAAAATGCACTAAAGTCTTTGCGCTCCGCGCTGGTTCTCATTAGCCATGACCGAAGATTCTTAAGCAATATGTCTCAGTCAACATTATGGCTGGATAGAGGAAAGACAAGCTTGCTTAAAAAAGGTTTCAATCATTTTGAGGATTGGCGGGATCAGGAGATTGAACTGGAAATTATGCGACTTCAAAAACTCGACAGGAAAATTGAGCGAGAGGAGCATTGGGTGCGCTATGGCGTGTCAGGCAGGCGTAAACGTAATGTAAAGCGGCTGGCTGAATTATCGGCTTTAAAAAAACAGCGCCGGGATCATCAAGGCCCAGCAGGTAATGTGAAGGCGCAAGTCAGCGAAGCCGATATGTCTGGTAAGCTTGTGGTGAAAGCCGATAAGATTGCCAAAAGTTTCGGGGATAAAAAAATTGTCTCCCAGTTTTCTACACAAATTAAGCGTGGCGACAGAGTTGGTCTCGTCGGTGCAAATGGGGCGGGTAAGACCACCATGCTAAATATGTTGATTGGTGAGTTGGAACCTGATGTCGGCAATGTGCGTCTTGGAAAAAACCTTCAAATGCTTGTGCTGGATCAGGCACGGGCAGGTATTAAGCGCGACTGGACAATTAAGGATGCGCTGACTGATGGGGCAGGGGACTATGTCACTATTGGTGAAGATAAAATGCACGTTATTGGCTATATGAAGGATTTTCTTTTCCATCCTTCTCAAATGCGGACACCTGCCAATGTGTTATCTGGTGGCGAGTTGGCGCGTCTTTTGCTGGCGCGCGGTCTCCGGCATCCTTCTAATGTGTTAATCATGGATGAGCCAACAAATGATTTAGATCTTGAGACGCTGGATTTGCTTCAAGAACTGATTGCAGATTATCAGGGTACAGTCATTCTTGTAAGTCACGATAGAGATTTTCTCGATCGTACTGTGACCTCTGTAATCAATTCGGAGGGCGAAGGGCAGTGGGTAGAATATGCCGGTGGTTATAGTGATATGCTGGTGCAGCGTAAAGCCGGAGATGTGGGGGGTGATAAAGATGCGCATAAATTGCCCGAAGGTAAAAATCTAGACAAAAACGCGACAAGTCCCCCACCAACACATAAGGCTATTACCAAATTAAGCTACAAGCAAAAATATGCTTTAGAGCAACTGCCTGGTGAAATGCGCGAACTTGAAACGCTTATTGCCGACAGCAAAAAACTTTTATTCGACAGCACGCTTTTCACGAAAGACCCTGAGCTATTCAACAAAACCGCGATGGCACTTGAAAAAGCTGAAACACGTCTGGCAGAAGCCGAGGCGGAATGGTTGGAACTAGAAATCTTGCGCGAAGAGTTGGAAGGATAA
- a CDS encoding SUF system Fe-S cluster assembly protein: protein MSPEMQALTDEIVGALKSVYDPEIPVDIYELGLIYRVEVTDDRDVNIDMTLTAPGCPVAEHMPVWVQDAVSALDGIGDVKVNMVFEPPWDPSRMTDEARVALNMF from the coding sequence ATGTCTCCGGAAATGCAAGCCCTGACAGATGAAATCGTCGGTGCTTTGAAAAGTGTCTATGATCCTGAAATTCCTGTCGATATTTATGAGCTTGGCCTGATTTATCGCGTTGAAGTTACGGACGACAGAGATGTGAATATTGATATGACCCTTACAGCGCCTGGATGTCCGGTTGCCGAACATATGCCGGTTTGGGTGCAGGACGCTGTAAGCGCCCTTGATGGTATTGGTGATGTGAAGGTAAATATGGTTTTTGAGCCACCATGGGATCCCAGTCGTATGACTGACGAGGCCAGAGTTGCACTAAATATGTTTTAG
- a CDS encoding acyl-CoA thioesterase, translated as MGTVSLKSILEIEQIDDLIFRGFTPQGGTGRVYGGQVIAQGLSAASHTVENRPCHSLHAYFLRPGDRSKPIIYDVDIARDGRSFSSRRVTAIQNGKQILNMALSFQVEETGLEHAEEMPDVPAPETLKSLQELQSDIIDKIPEEFRENILRKRAYEVRPVTPMDYLNPKPIDTLNNVWIRLTDDTIPDDLDHQRLVLTYMSDLTLLDSGLRVHGKDYMNTDLQTASLDHALWFYHPYKIDDWLLFSQHSPVTGAGRGLNFASIYTRDGKLVASASQEGLMRERG; from the coding sequence ATGGGGACTGTCAGTTTAAAAAGCATTCTCGAAATTGAACAAATTGATGATTTGATTTTCCGCGGATTTACCCCGCAAGGCGGCACTGGTCGTGTTTATGGCGGCCAGGTCATTGCGCAAGGCCTTTCTGCTGCTTCCCATACGGTTGAAAACAGACCATGTCATTCTTTGCATGCTTATTTCCTTCGTCCGGGTGATCGGTCAAAGCCAATTATTTATGATGTTGATATTGCTCGTGACGGGAGAAGCTTCTCAAGTCGGAGAGTGACAGCTATTCAAAACGGTAAGCAAATTCTTAATATGGCGCTGTCATTTCAAGTTGAAGAAACGGGATTGGAGCATGCCGAAGAAATGCCGGATGTTCCTGCGCCTGAAACCTTAAAATCACTTCAGGAATTACAATCAGATATTATTGATAAGATTCCAGAAGAGTTTCGTGAGAATATTTTGCGCAAGCGTGCCTATGAGGTTCGTCCGGTCACGCCAATGGATTATCTTAATCCAAAGCCGATTGATACGCTGAATAATGTTTGGATTCGGTTAACTGATGACACTATACCGGATGATCTGGACCACCAACGGCTCGTGCTGACCTATATGTCTGACTTGACATTGCTTGATAGTGGCCTGCGCGTTCATGGCAAAGATTACATGAACACTGATCTTCAAACGGCTAGCCTTGATCATGCTTTATGGTTTTATCATCCTTACAAAATTGATGATTGGTTGCTGTTCTCTCAGCATTCGCCGGTGACAGGTGCGGGTAGGGGATTGAATTTTGCTTCGATTTATACACGCGACGGGAAGCTCGTTGCCTCGGCCAGTCAAGAAGGTCTGATGCGCGAAAGAGGTTAG
- a CDS encoding cysteine desulfurase, translating to MQKAEVMTMNTAFDVQKIRADFPILSMEVYGKPLIYLDNAASAQKPLQVMNAMNEAMTSGYANVHRGLHYLSNKATDDFEVAREDVRRFLNASSLEEVIFTGGATDALNLVAQCYGADHIGEGDEIILSEMEHHSNIVPWHYLREHKGAVIKWVRVHDDGAFDMEDYKNLLGPKTKFVALTQMSNALGTITPMKEIIRLAHEHGAPVLVDGCQGAVHLETDVQDLDCDFYVLSGHKLYGPSGIGALYGKADYLNRMRPYRGGGEMIREVTLDNVTYGDLPHKFEAGTPPILEVIGLGAAIRYIESYGRKEIAAHENDLLEYATRKMTDINNLSIMGTAPEKGSVISFTIKDIHPHDLATVIDRSGVAVRAGHHCAQPLMKRFGVTATARASFAMYNTRDEIDSLVESIHKAVSFFG from the coding sequence ATGCAGAAAGCTGAAGTAATGACAATGAATACGGCTTTTGATGTTCAAAAAATCCGGGCTGATTTTCCTATCCTATCTATGGAGGTTTATGGCAAGCCGCTTATTTATCTTGATAATGCGGCCTCGGCACAAAAACCTCTTCAGGTAATGAATGCTATGAATGAGGCCATGACCTCTGGCTATGCGAATGTGCATAGGGGACTCCACTATCTTTCGAATAAAGCCACAGATGATTTTGAAGTGGCACGCGAAGATGTGCGCCGCTTTTTGAATGCATCATCTCTTGAAGAAGTAATTTTTACCGGCGGGGCTACTGATGCTTTAAACCTCGTTGCTCAATGTTACGGTGCTGATCATATTGGTGAAGGGGACGAGATTATTCTCTCCGAAATGGAGCATCATTCGAATATTGTCCCTTGGCACTATTTACGCGAACACAAAGGTGCGGTTATCAAGTGGGTGCGTGTTCATGATGATGGGGCTTTTGATATGGAGGATTACAAAAACCTCCTTGGGCCAAAAACTAAATTTGTTGCTCTGACACAAATGTCTAATGCTTTAGGAACAATCACGCCAATGAAGGAGATTATCCGCTTGGCACATGAACACGGCGCTCCGGTTTTGGTGGATGGTTGTCAGGGGGCCGTGCATCTTGAAACAGATGTTCAAGACCTTGATTGTGATTTTTATGTTTTATCCGGTCATAAGCTTTATGGCCCGTCTGGTATTGGGGCTTTATACGGCAAGGCTGACTATCTAAATAGAATGCGTCCCTATCGTGGGGGCGGGGAAATGATACGTGAGGTCACACTTGATAATGTGACTTATGGTGACTTGCCTCATAAATTTGAAGCCGGTACGCCACCTATTTTAGAGGTCATCGGTCTGGGCGCAGCCATTCGTTATATTGAAAGTTATGGTCGCAAAGAAATTGCTGCTCACGAAAATGACCTTTTGGAATACGCAACTCGTAAAATGACAGACATAAATAATCTGTCGATTATGGGCACAGCGCCTGAAAAGGGCAGTGTTATTTCTTTCACTATTAAAGATATTCATCCGCATGATCTGGCAACAGTGATTGACCGATCTGGGGTAGCTGTGCGCGCCGGACACCACTGTGCGCAGCCGCTCATGAAACGATTTGGCGTAACTGCTACTGCGCGCGCCTCTTTTGCAATGTATAATACACGCGATGAAATTGACTCACTTGTCGAGTCAATTCACAAAGCTGTAAGTTTTTTCGGGTGA
- a CDS encoding HesB/IscA family protein, whose amino-acid sequence MNQTFQLPKTITLTDAAADRVKHIMAQSDENYLGVRLGLKNAGCAGMEYTMEYATEILPQDEVVEDKGVTVLVDLKAVLFLIGTEMDFETEKLSSGFVFNNPNQTDACGCGESVTLTPAKSPN is encoded by the coding sequence ATGAACCAGACTTTTCAATTACCAAAAACAATTACCCTGACAGACGCTGCGGCTGACCGCGTAAAGCATATTATGGCGCAATCCGACGAAAATTATCTGGGTGTGCGCCTTGGTCTAAAAAATGCTGGCTGTGCGGGTATGGAATACACTATGGAATATGCCACTGAAATCCTGCCTCAAGATGAAGTGGTCGAGGATAAGGGTGTTACTGTGCTGGTAGACCTTAAAGCGGTTCTGTTCTTGATAGGCACAGAAATGGATTTCGAGACGGAAAAACTTTCTTCAGGTTTTGTCTTTAATAATCCAAATCAGACCGATGCATGCGGTTGTGGAGAAAGCGTCACTTTAACACCTGCTAAATCACCAAATTAA
- a CDS encoding methylmalonyl-CoA mutase family protein → MTQETNLSLGNDFPDADKKDWLEAVEKALRGAAYETLQTRHNGLSREPLYTNETVNLSQAAHGMPGQAPFLRGSKSLSNSFLPWHIASRFTLGRKGNDNKDVLTDLEGGVSALLLDCRFDTVTPTQLDKLLEGVDINIAPLFLRADDNAINLATHLASKIGNYKAIFLDLDPLGYAAASGLKIDDDVDTIFPGMLGLVEQTQSSPNIRLMTASGLTYHNAGADAITELAAIIATATFYMRYLEQSGLDIADIINRLTLTVSADTDFFGSIAKLRALRLLWGNICAALKQDKIVTPYIHAEGSERYFSLADPWVNMLRATMSTLAAGIGGADVVTALPCTSIAESDNLLTRRVARNTQVILQEESHIGQVMDPAGGSWYVETLSEALASKSWSLFQSIEKAGGIASPEGMKIVTTNIEENRITENKDIAKRKMPVLGAGDFANLEEALLKPRPVYGSGALQETRPAEAFEKLRFAAENQKPKIYLAVLGETAEFTARSNFATNLFAAGGIESHLGCGGNDLNAIIDDFTASGFSVAVICGTDAAYENHAETLAQGLAEAGCAHVWLAGKYESDAINGNIFMGCDTISVLQLTLSLSGVAYDEVQS, encoded by the coding sequence ATGACGCAAGAAACAAACCTATCGCTTGGAAATGATTTCCCGGATGCTGATAAAAAAGACTGGTTAGAAGCTGTTGAGAAAGCTCTAAGAGGGGCCGCCTATGAGACATTGCAGACTCGCCATAATGGATTGAGCAGGGAACCGCTTTATACAAATGAGACAGTTAACTTATCTCAAGCCGCTCATGGAATGCCGGGTCAAGCGCCCTTTCTTCGGGGCAGTAAATCGCTTTCAAACTCTTTCCTGCCTTGGCATATCGCATCGCGTTTTACCCTAGGGCGTAAAGGTAATGATAATAAAGATGTACTCACTGACCTAGAAGGCGGCGTGAGTGCGTTGCTATTGGATTGTCGTTTTGACACAGTAACACCCACCCAACTTGATAAGCTGCTTGAGGGTGTTGATATCAATATTGCACCGTTATTTTTGCGCGCAGATGATAATGCGATTAATCTTGCTACTCATCTCGCTAGCAAAATAGGCAATTATAAAGCTATCTTTCTTGATCTTGATCCGTTGGGCTATGCCGCCGCATCGGGTTTAAAAATTGATGATGATGTCGATACCATCTTCCCCGGAATGTTAGGGCTTGTTGAGCAAACTCAATCATCCCCGAATATCCGGCTTATGACTGCAAGCGGACTGACATATCATAATGCAGGCGCAGATGCGATAACTGAGCTTGCCGCTATTATCGCAACGGCAACCTTCTACATGCGTTATCTAGAACAATCAGGTCTTGATATTGCTGATATAATCAACCGCCTGACACTTACGGTCAGCGCTGATACAGATTTTTTTGGTTCTATCGCCAAGCTACGCGCTCTACGTCTCCTCTGGGGGAATATTTGCGCGGCACTAAAGCAAGATAAAATTGTCACGCCATATATTCACGCCGAAGGCTCTGAGAGATATTTCTCTCTTGCCGACCCGTGGGTGAATATGTTGCGCGCAACCATGTCCACACTTGCCGCCGGTATTGGGGGAGCAGACGTTGTAACCGCACTGCCCTGCACATCTATCGCCGAAAGCGATAATCTGCTCACGCGGCGTGTAGCCAGAAACACTCAAGTAATTTTGCAAGAGGAAAGTCATATCGGGCAAGTTATGGATCCTGCTGGTGGCTCATGGTATGTGGAAACACTATCTGAAGCCCTCGCCTCAAAAAGCTGGTCACTTTTTCAGAGCATCGAAAAAGCAGGCGGCATTGCCTCCCCTGAAGGTATGAAAATAGTCACCACTAATATTGAAGAAAACCGCATTACTGAAAATAAAGATATAGCAAAACGTAAAATGCCCGTTCTGGGTGCAGGTGATTTCGCCAATTTGGAGGAAGCTTTGCTTAAGCCGCGCCCAGTATATGGTAGCGGTGCTTTACAAGAAACGCGACCTGCTGAAGCCTTTGAAAAATTGCGCTTTGCGGCAGAAAACCAAAAACCTAAAATATATCTGGCCGTTCTTGGGGAAACGGCTGAGTTCACCGCCAGATCAAATTTTGCCACAAATTTATTTGCCGCTGGTGGGATTGAGAGCCATCTTGGCTGTGGTGGCAATGACCTCAATGCGATTATTGATGACTTTACAGCAAGTGGGTTTTCTGTCGCCGTTATTTGCGGCACGGATGCAGCTTATGAGAACCATGCGGAAACATTGGCACAAGGCCTTGCTGAGGCCGGTTGCGCACATGTATGGTTGGCTGGAAAATATGAGTCGGACGCAATTAATGGAAATATTTTTATGGGCTGTGACACCATTTCGGTTTTACAATTGACACTAAGCCTATCAGGGGTTGCCTATGATGAGGTTCAGTCATGA
- the scpA gene encoding methylmalonyl-CoA mutase produces the protein MSQLPDFSNIAFNASSSISPDSQKQNWQDVINQNNDRKSRETPEGLSLKRLYTEDDTKDLPHLDGYPGIPPYIRGPYATMYVNKPWTVRQYAGFSTAEASNAFYRRNLKAGQKGLSVAFDLATHRGYDSDHPRVAGDVGMAGVAIDSIYDMRMLFDGIPLDEMSVSMTMNGAVLPIMALYIIAAEEQGVGPEKLAGTIQNDILKEFMVRNTYIYPPRPSMRIISDIFAYTSAHMPKFNSISISGYHMQEAGATADLELAYTLADGVEYVRAGMDAGLDIDVFAPRMSFFWAIGMDFFMEIAKMRAGRLLWAQLMQGLGAKNPKSLALRTHCQTSGWSLTAQDIYNNITRTCVEAMAATQGHTQSLHTNSFDEALALPTDFSARIARNTQLLLQMESLTTNVIDPWGGSYFVERLTHDLAAKALEHIKEVEGSGGMTKAIEQGLPKMRIEEAAAHTQARIDSGKQTVVGVNKFRLDQEDDIDVLKVDNSAVRKSQIERLQKLKNERNNEAVTQSLEALTHAASSGEGNLLGLAVDAARAKATVGEISDAMEKAFTRHEAKPNVISGVYANDFGNDSKAIVEVRDMVSRFADRQGCKPKIYIAKIGQDGHDRGQKVVATAFADLGFDVIVGPLFQTPAEAAEDAIEGGAHAIGVSSLAAGHLTLVPELREELNSRDRQDIMVIVGGVIPPQDFNALYKAGAKAIFPPGSVIPDAAKTLLTELSAHLGHNERP, from the coding sequence ATGAGTCAATTACCCGATTTCAGTAACATCGCCTTTAACGCGAGTTCATCTATTTCGCCAGATAGCCAGAAACAAAATTGGCAAGACGTCATCAATCAAAATAATGACCGAAAATCTCGTGAAACACCTGAAGGCTTATCTCTTAAAAGATTATACACCGAAGATGACACCAAGGATTTGCCTCATCTGGATGGCTATCCGGGTATCCCGCCATATATTCGCGGCCCTTATGCAACCATGTATGTAAACAAACCTTGGACGGTCAGGCAATATGCGGGCTTCTCTACAGCAGAGGCATCAAACGCCTTTTACCGCCGCAATCTAAAAGCAGGACAAAAAGGCCTCTCAGTGGCTTTCGACCTCGCAACACATAGAGGCTATGACAGCGACCACCCGCGTGTCGCCGGTGATGTTGGTATGGCAGGTGTCGCGATTGACTCGATTTATGACATGCGCATGTTGTTTGACGGTATTCCCTTAGATGAGATGAGCGTTTCCATGACCATGAATGGCGCAGTGTTGCCAATAATGGCGCTTTATATCATAGCAGCCGAAGAACAAGGCGTTGGGCCAGAGAAACTTGCCGGGACAATTCAGAACGACATCCTTAAAGAGTTCATGGTTCGCAATACATATATTTATCCGCCACGACCTTCGATGCGGATAATCTCGGATATTTTTGCCTACACCTCCGCCCATATGCCGAAATTCAATTCAATTTCAATATCTGGGTATCACATGCAAGAAGCTGGAGCGACAGCGGATCTTGAACTTGCCTATACGCTTGCAGACGGGGTTGAGTATGTTCGTGCAGGAATGGATGCCGGGCTGGATATTGATGTATTTGCCCCCCGTATGTCTTTCTTCTGGGCCATTGGCATGGATTTCTTTATGGAAATTGCCAAAATGCGCGCAGGTCGTCTTTTATGGGCACAACTCATGCAGGGTCTTGGCGCGAAAAACCCAAAATCTCTGGCTCTTAGAACCCATTGCCAAACCTCCGGTTGGAGCCTCACGGCGCAAGATATTTACAATAATATCACGCGCACTTGTGTGGAGGCCATGGCGGCCACTCAAGGCCATACCCAATCGCTTCACACCAACAGTTTTGATGAAGCTCTCGCTTTACCGACTGATTTTTCTGCTCGGATTGCCAGAAACACCCAACTACTTTTACAAATGGAAAGCCTAACAACCAATGTAATTGACCCTTGGGGCGGCAGTTATTTTGTTGAACGACTGACCCATGACCTTGCGGCGAAAGCGCTGGAACACATTAAAGAAGTTGAAGGCTCCGGCGGGATGACTAAAGCGATTGAGCAAGGTCTCCCCAAAATGCGGATTGAAGAAGCGGCAGCCCATACACAAGCGCGCATTGACAGTGGTAAACAGACCGTCGTCGGGGTGAATAAATTCCGTCTTGATCAGGAAGATGATATTGATGTTCTAAAAGTTGATAACAGCGCTGTCCGCAAATCTCAGATTGAGCGTCTTCAAAAACTCAAAAATGAGCGCAATAATGAAGCTGTTACACAATCTTTGGAAGCCCTTACACACGCCGCAAGTTCTGGCGAAGGCAACTTGTTGGGGCTTGCTGTTGATGCAGCGCGTGCCAAGGCGACAGTTGGTGAGATTTCCGATGCCATGGAAAAAGCTTTTACCCGCCATGAGGCAAAACCAAATGTCATCTCAGGCGTCTATGCCAACGACTTTGGCAATGATAGCAAGGCTATTGTGGAAGTACGCGATATGGTTTCACGTTTTGCTGATAGACAAGGCTGTAAGCCTAAGATATATATAGCAAAAATAGGCCAGGACGGTCATGACCGAGGGCAGAAAGTTGTAGCTACGGCCTTTGCAGACTTGGGATTTGATGTGATTGTCGGCCCGCTTTTCCAAACACCGGCTGAAGCAGCCGAAGATGCTATTGAAGGCGGTGCACATGCCATAGGCGTGAGTTCCCTTGCTGCCGGTCATCTAACTTTAGTACCTGAATTGCGAGAAGAACTGAATTCACGAGACAGGCAAGATATTATGGTGATTGTCGGCGGTGTTATCCCGCCGCAAGATTTCAATGCGTTGTACAAGGCTGGCGCGAAAGCGATATTCCCGCCCGGTTCGGTTATTCCCGATGCGGCAAAAACATTGCTGACGGAACTATCTGCTCACCTTGGGCATAATGAACGTCCTTAA
- the sufD gene encoding Fe-S cluster assembly protein SufD, giving the protein MTSFNHMQQEAKQVFATHGWPNKRNEDWHYTDLSARLPETFQNQLLELSEDVLIENLTRDIDEAYQLNFINGLLAEVEGLPDGLEISALMDHPELVQQSDEDITDPLLYANLAHLETGIVIDVTSTIEEPLEIHFHNTAAEEAAFVRIVLRLAGGASLTLLEIHSGWGHTQLVSDVYQEEDSVLRHLKVHEAEDTQVSLLLNRVSLDARAQYHNVAVSLSGGLGRLETRLTFNAAGSHAGLATALLSSGNQHIDVTTRLNHLSPDTTSETVARTILDDEACGIFQGKVIVHEDAQRVEATQKSDALMLSADAMMNVKPELEIYADDVACAHGSAIGEIDHEALFFLRSRGISEEAARIMLVEGFVSEILGRLDDFAAGSILQEQLSKRVATFLKKSA; this is encoded by the coding sequence ATGACCAGTTTCAATCACATGCAGCAAGAAGCGAAACAGGTATTCGCGACACATGGCTGGCCGAACAAAAGAAATGAGGATTGGCACTATACCGATCTCTCTGCCCGTTTGCCGGAGACTTTTCAAAATCAGTTGCTGGAACTCTCCGAAGATGTCCTTATCGAAAACCTCACCCGCGATATTGATGAAGCTTATCAGTTGAATTTTATCAATGGACTGTTGGCAGAGGTCGAGGGTCTTCCGGATGGTTTAGAAATTAGTGCGCTCATGGATCACCCTGAGCTTGTCCAGCAATCAGATGAGGATATCACTGACCCACTGCTTTATGCTAATCTCGCGCACCTTGAAACAGGCATTGTGATTGATGTAACCAGCACAATTGAAGAGCCATTGGAAATCCATTTTCACAATACTGCCGCAGAAGAAGCCGCTTTTGTTCGTATCGTCCTTCGCCTTGCGGGTGGGGCGAGCCTCACGCTTCTGGAAATTCATAGCGGCTGGGGGCATACACAGCTTGTAAGCGATGTCTATCAAGAGGAAGACAGTGTTTTACGGCATTTAAAAGTGCATGAAGCTGAGGACACACAAGTTTCCTTATTGTTGAATAGAGTGTCTCTGGATGCGCGGGCGCAATATCATAACGTAGCTGTTAGTTTGTCGGGCGGCCTGGGGCGTCTTGAGACACGGTTAACATTTAATGCGGCTGGAAGTCATGCTGGTCTCGCGACGGCACTGCTTTCGAGTGGCAATCAACATATTGATGTAACGACACGCTTAAACCATCTTAGCCCCGATACGACGAGCGAAACGGTTGCCAGAACCATTTTGGATGATGAAGCATGCGGCATTTTTCAAGGCAAGGTGATTGTTCATGAAGATGCACAGCGCGTTGAGGCCACGCAAAAATCGGATGCGTTGATGCTATCTGCAGATGCGATGATGAATGTGAAACCTGAGCTTGAGATTTACGCCGATGATGTTGCTTGTGCACATGGCTCGGCAATTGGTGAGATTGACCATGAAGCACTCTTTTTTCTCCGCAGTCGCGGCATCAGCGAGGAAGCCGCACGAATTATGTTGGTTGAAGGGTTTGTTTCTGAAATTTTGGGACGTCTAGATGATTTTGCAGCAGGGTCAATCTTGCAGGAGCAACTTTCAAAGCGTGTTGCAACATTTTTAAAGAAGAGTGCGTAA
- the sufC gene encoding Fe-S cluster assembly ATPase SufC — translation MLEIKNLHVSVADTEILKGLSLSVSAGEVHAIMGPNGSGKSTLSYVLAGRDGYEITEGDILLNGVSLKDMNPEDRAIAGLFLAFQYPLEIPGVTNMTFLKTSVNAVRRGRGEEEMDAASFLRFVRDKAKALRLDDDMLKRPLNVGFSGGEKKRNEILQMSVLEPTMAILDETDSGLDIDALKTVAEGVNALRDAQRGMLVITHYQRLLDYIKPDIVHILAGGQIVKTGSPELALELEKSGYADYVGEVVA, via the coding sequence TTGCTTGAAATTAAAAATCTTCATGTTTCTGTTGCCGATACGGAAATTCTCAAAGGTTTGAGTTTGAGTGTTTCTGCTGGTGAAGTGCACGCCATTATGGGGCCCAACGGATCTGGAAAGTCCACACTTTCATATGTGCTCGCAGGGCGAGATGGTTATGAAATTACCGAGGGTGATATTCTGCTGAACGGCGTCAGTCTTAAAGATATGAACCCTGAAGACAGAGCTATTGCGGGGCTATTTCTCGCTTTTCAATATCCACTTGAAATTCCTGGCGTTACAAATATGACTTTCCTCAAAACCTCTGTGAATGCTGTGCGGCGCGGACGTGGCGAAGAGGAAATGGATGCGGCGAGCTTCCTGCGCTTTGTCCGCGATAAAGCGAAAGCGTTGCGCCTTGATGATGACATGCTGAAACGGCCCCTCAATGTTGGTTTTTCCGGCGGAGAGAAAAAGCGGAATGAAATTCTGCAAATGTCAGTGCTAGAACCGACCATGGCGATATTGGATGAGACTGATAGCGGTCTAGATATTGATGCTCTGAAAACTGTAGCTGAGGGTGTCAATGCGCTACGAGATGCCCAGCGTGGTATGCTTGTCATTACGCATTATCAGCGTCTACTGGATTACATCAAACCAGACATTGTACATATTCTGGCTGGTGGTCAGATTGTTAAAACTGGATCGCCTGAATTGGCTCTGGAACTCGAAAAATCTGGTTACGCAGATTATGTTGGCGAAGTGGTGGCCTAG